The nucleotide sequence ATTTCATGGTTAAGGCTAAATTTGACTATCCTTAACCTACTTGAGTAATCATAGCATTAAATGTGTAAGATAAAACACGTTAACTAAAATtctttataaaaagtatatttatgcAACAGCATTTACACACAAGCAAAATCAATtactgatcattttaaaataaataaatgtgcagtgtgtaatatttaggaaGGTCTGatgataaaaatgcaacacAATATGTTTTCAGAGGTGCACTGAGACCTTACACACAGTCGTTATGTTTTATTAAGTCACCATCATGTTTGTACAATTCTTGCgaataaaacacagacacaatatGCAATATTTGCAATAGCagattgatttattgaataattaggttaatataattcattaatttatcttTGTAAAGAATCGTCATTGCTGGCCATCCCTGTGGTCTCAGACTAAGACATCTTAATCTGCCACCATAACTTCTTCAAAGGGAGGGGTAAATGAAGAACAAGCCATTGGTTGCATTTTTCAGTCTTACAGCTAAAATGTCcacatttctcatttaattgaatttttattttttcactgtgACTGAAAATGGAAACATCTTTTACACGAACAAGGAAGACAGCCAAAGtacaaaattaaagaaaacatttttgtaaaaaatttgaCAAAATCTAGTTTCCTTAACTAATGATCTTTATCAAGCATACATGTGCTTAAATGCCCAAAACACCATAAATTTATCAGTAAACATTCATCTGATTAACAATTGATTGTCACACCTGTATTACAcctgtattatataaaatatattattttaagtactACTTGAAGATACAGCCAACACCATTATTATACTTGTTGATGTCATAAATTGTCTTGCtgcataatataattaaatttaatcagTTAAAATACAACAATCCAGTTAAGTATTTTATTCTATGCAAAATAGAAAGGTACAAATCATATAATGGAATTACTTTgttattaggattttttttttgtaacgttGTACTTAGAATGTATTGTAACAATTGTACcatttatatagttaaataGGGTGTATatttgctttgttgttttttaattatttactttattttgcttttactgtattcaggcacatattttattttgggtatGGATTTGTTCACCCATGAAGTCCAGTTCAGTTGTTCTTGTTTCACCTGATTCTAAATCAGTAGCAGTTGCCTGCATTTCAGTGGAGCCAAATTTTATCTCCAACCTGACCTGTCGTTTTGCGTCTTTGTCAGCGATAGGCATGTTAACTGATAAAGAACCAATCTCTTCTACTCCCCATTCATCCACAAACTTTACTTTTTGCCTTCCAgagctgtaaaatgtaaattttacctCTGTTTGGAGTGGATCTGCTGGGCTTCTTATGAAAGTACGGACTTCATCACATTCAATTGACTCCCCTCTGCTGACAAGCTGGTCAAAGCAGACATCACAGAACACTTTTCCTTCTGAGTTTTCATATTCGCTTTTGTCCTTGTGTTTGGTTTcatcaaatatttcacatatacaGAACCCATATGTGAGCGCACTAATACGAGATTTAACCACGGAAGGTGTTTTTCCGTACAGGATCGCTCCCTTTAAAATTACTGCTTGAGGTTCAACAGGGCAAAGTACTTTGCATATGCTGCCGAATCGCTTCTTCATGAATTTCCTCAGAAAAGAACACTGAGCATAGCCTCCCACCAACAACATGTACTCAATCTTCAGCTCTGTGTTCTTAAGGATCTGATTAATTGTGCTTTCTATAGCACTCAAGCTGGTATCAAAGAAGCTTTTTAGCTTTTCTTGTTCAATGAATATTCCACCATCATCCCACATTACTCCCTGAACATCCTCAAAATAACTTTCCATGCTCTGTTTATCTTTAGCGAGTGTTTGTAAGCTGCTAGGACATGAAATCCTCACAACATCATCACAAGATTTTATAAGTGCAATGTCATACTTCAGTTTAAGTGCTTCACTTGGGTATTCTTTCTCAAATTTCTCAAAAATTTCCTCTGAGAAAACATCTTTTAGAAAAGACACAATATTCTTGTCTACTGACTGTCCACCcatgtcatttcctgttgcAGCGTGCAGCTCCTTCAGCTTGCCGTCATCCAGCACCTCGTGGACCGTTATGTCAATAGTGCCACCTGCAAGAAATCAGAGACAGCATTCATTTATGTGCACATTTTCTATATAGTTACATCTAGGGTTTGAAGTAGATTTTTAGAGAACATGAAATTGTAACAGATGCAATTTTTACTTGAATTGGACATGGACAACTGATTAGAAAAATATTGTGAGTACAGGGAGAGTTGAAGATAATGTCACAGACTCCATGCATAATCATGAAAGTTATATTCAGTCTTGTCTGGTCCTTGAAAGCTGATGGGTTTTGATGggtaaacacacactcaaagcaGGCTCACAGAACGTGTCTCCCAATCAGTATGTGAATGCTGGATTCACCCTGGATTGGGCCctgacatttgttttttattttaatatcttgaaaacacaaaaatggctACTGTATTCAGCACAAAACTGGACTTCAATAATATGTGAGCAGCATAAAcatacatgtttgtgtttttgatatttgtaaGTCACTGAAATAAAGccataaaacacaacatattttGTTCACATGATTTAAGAACTGGATGCCATAGACTTTTTTGCTACAAAATTACCTTGTTCACTcgttcacagaaaaaaaaaaactcattgtCCACTTCATTAGGTACAACTGTCGTTAAcgcaaatttctaatcagccaatcacatggtagcaactcaatgcatttaggcatgtagacatggtcaagaTTATTTGCTGCAGTTCAAACCGAGCACCAGAGTGGGGAAGAAAtgtgatttaagtgactttgaacgtGGCATTGTTGTTGGTGCCAGAAACTGCTGATAAACTGGGATTTTCACACACAATCATCACTAGGGTTTACAAAGAATGGaccaaaaaagagaaaatatccagtAAGTGGTAGTTCTGTGGACACAAATgtcttgttgatgccagaggagAATGACCAGACTGGTTCGAGCTGATAGCAACATTTACTCAACTCAACTCTTTACAACCAAGGCATGCAGAACAGCATCTCTGAACATACAACATGTCCAACCTTGAGGCGgatgggctacagcagcagTAAACTACACTGGGTGCCACTCCTGTCAACTAAGAACAAGAAACTGAGGCTACAATTTgcacaggctcaccaaaattggacaatagaagattggaaaaacgttacctggtctgatgagtctcgatttctgctgcaacattcggatggtagggtcagaatttggtgtcaacaacatgaaagcatggatcatGTATCAACGTatcaggctggtggtggtggtgtaatggtgtgggggatatcttcttggcacactttgggcccaACAGTAACAATTGAGCGTTGTGTCAACgccacagcctacctgagtattgttgctggtcatgtccatccctttatgaccacagtgtacccatcttctgatggcttCTTCCAGCAGGATGACACGTCATGTCATAAAGCAcaaatcatctcagactggtttcttgaacatgacaaggagttcactgtactcaaatggcctccacagtcacaAGATCTCAATCCAATAAAGCACCTTTGAGATGTGGTGAAACGAGAGATTCGTCATCATGGATG is from Puntigrus tetrazona isolate hp1 unplaced genomic scaffold, ASM1883169v1 S000000001, whole genome shotgun sequence and encodes:
- the LOC122331527 gene encoding heat shock 70 kDa protein 12A-like, coding for MAHFLYVAIDFGTSFSGYAFSFKTDKRLEQIRIPSWGVEQGLKTFKTPTCILFDEEQNFQKFGYDAMKTYTMLMKKEEAKKHYLFEHFKMELYDKEIHRDLIITESNGKTMKAIKVFSESLRYLKDHALDKIGQNTEGQKFTASDVTWVLTVPAIWHAAAKQFMREAAVEAGLVTDSTPERLIFALEPEAASVFCKQLPSDGFIAEGEDCEDKLEQKPGSQYMVVDCGGGTIDITVHEVLDDGKLKELHAATGNDMGGQSVDKNIVSFLKDVFSEEIFEKFEKEYPSEALKLKYDIALIKSCDDVVRISCPSSLQTLAKDKQSMESYFEDVQGVMWDDGGIFIEQEKLKSFFDTSLSAIESTINQILKNTELKIEYMLLVGGYAQCSFLRKFMKKRFGSICKVLCPVEPQAVILKGAILYGKTPSVVKSRISALTYGFCICEIFDETKHKDKSEYENSEGKVFCDVCFDQLVSRGESIECDEVRTFIRSPADPLQTEVKFTFYSSGRQKVKFVDEWGVEEIGSLSVNMPIADKDAKRQVRLEIKFGSTEMQATATDLESGETRTTELDFMGEQIHTQNKICA